One segment of Natronosalvus halobius DNA contains the following:
- a CDS encoding winged helix-turn-helix domain-containing protein, which produces MSEDADPPELLALLDDEYARAILTETSAEPMSASTLSDRCDASLPTIYRRLERLRECDLISEQTELAPDGNHYSVYAARLERLEVTLEDGDLSLEITRKDEDVADKFTRMWEGLQ; this is translated from the coding sequence GTGAGTGAGGACGCCGATCCCCCCGAACTACTGGCCCTCCTCGACGACGAGTACGCCCGCGCGATCCTCACCGAAACCAGCGCCGAACCCATGTCCGCCAGCACCCTGAGCGACCGCTGTGACGCGTCGCTCCCGACGATCTACCGTCGCCTCGAGCGACTCCGGGAGTGTGACCTGATCAGCGAACAGACCGAACTCGCACCGGACGGCAACCACTACAGCGTCTACGCGGCCCGCCTCGAGCGACTCGAGGTGACCCTCGAGGACGGTGACCTGTCCCTCGAAATCACCCGGAAAGACGAAGACGTCGCCGACAAGTTTACCCGAATGTGGGAGGGGTTGCAATGA
- a CDS encoding cation:proton antiporter — protein MASILPVIVGILVLGLGAQLLSNRLRIPSVLFLILIGLLVGPEGLGFVSIDTFGAGLSTVVGLSVAIIIFDGAFHLRREKLELAPRAIIRLTTLGAAVALGGTALAVRYFLHTDWGIAFLISALLVATGPTVVTPILEVITVREHVEAALEAEGIVNDVTAALLAIVIFETVVVGDERSHVPVYFLQRYTVGIGVGIVVAIVVYALLTRVKQPAGDAPQTARLVVLIGALAAFGLADSIFAETGVAAAGTAGFVLGNLDLPHREEIEGFNRDLTLLVLSFVFISLAALIDVEALLGLGFGGIAVVVAVTLIVRPLIVAAATTHWRFSAGERYFLSLVGPRGIIPASIATLFAIELETAGNAVAAQTLAGTVFLVIFITVVLQAGLARQLAEYFEIEPMRTIIVGGGRVGRTLATRLENRGENVILVDSDSATVERLRQEGFSTHHGDGTSTETLQEVGIDNAKLVVATTADDDTNLLVSQLASTRFDVERVLARVNTPENVDAFETLDVDAIDVSSATAWTIDNEIERPALAHWMNELGEGHDAQEIVVTAAELDGATIRDLDSEIPDGCIVAVIARNGETHVPEADTVLEAGDRVTFIGREDAVRTAVKRFHPRD, from the coding sequence GTGGCGTCGATCCTCCCCGTCATCGTCGGCATCCTCGTCCTCGGACTGGGCGCACAGTTGCTGTCCAATCGCCTCCGCATCCCGAGCGTCCTGTTTCTCATCCTCATTGGCCTGCTGGTCGGTCCCGAAGGGCTTGGGTTCGTCTCGATCGATACCTTTGGCGCCGGCCTCTCCACCGTCGTCGGCCTGAGCGTTGCCATCATCATCTTCGACGGGGCCTTTCACCTTCGCCGGGAAAAGCTCGAGTTGGCCCCGCGAGCGATCATCCGATTGACGACGCTCGGTGCGGCCGTCGCCCTCGGCGGAACCGCGCTCGCCGTCCGGTACTTTCTGCACACCGACTGGGGGATCGCCTTCCTGATCAGCGCCCTGCTGGTGGCGACCGGCCCGACCGTGGTGACGCCCATCCTCGAAGTGATCACCGTCCGCGAGCACGTCGAGGCCGCTCTCGAGGCCGAGGGAATCGTCAACGACGTGACGGCCGCGCTCCTGGCCATCGTCATCTTCGAGACGGTCGTCGTCGGGGACGAGCGCTCGCACGTGCCGGTGTACTTCCTCCAGCGCTACACGGTCGGTATCGGCGTGGGAATCGTCGTCGCCATCGTCGTCTACGCCCTGCTGACGCGGGTCAAACAGCCCGCGGGCGACGCTCCACAGACCGCCCGTCTCGTCGTACTGATCGGCGCGTTAGCCGCCTTCGGACTCGCGGATTCGATCTTCGCCGAGACGGGCGTGGCCGCGGCCGGGACGGCCGGGTTCGTCCTGGGCAACCTGGATCTGCCACACCGCGAGGAAATCGAGGGGTTCAACCGCGACCTGACGCTGCTCGTACTCTCGTTCGTCTTCATCTCGCTGGCCGCGCTCATCGACGTGGAGGCGCTCCTCGGCCTCGGGTTCGGCGGCATCGCGGTCGTCGTCGCCGTCACGCTGATCGTCCGTCCGCTGATCGTCGCTGCGGCGACCACCCACTGGCGATTTAGCGCGGGCGAACGGTACTTCTTGAGCCTGGTCGGCCCGCGAGGGATCATCCCCGCCTCCATCGCCACGCTGTTCGCCATCGAACTCGAGACGGCCGGAAACGCCGTGGCCGCACAGACCCTCGCCGGCACCGTCTTTCTCGTCATCTTCATCACGGTCGTGCTACAGGCGGGGCTCGCCCGCCAGCTCGCGGAATACTTCGAAATCGAACCAATGCGCACCATCATCGTCGGCGGCGGTCGGGTCGGCCGAACGCTCGCCACGCGACTGGAGAACCGTGGAGAGAACGTCATCCTCGTCGACAGCGACTCGGCGACCGTCGAACGACTCCGTCAGGAGGGGTTCTCGACCCACCACGGCGACGGCACCTCGACCGAGACGCTCCAGGAGGTCGGCATCGACAACGCGAAACTGGTCGTCGCCACGACCGCCGACGACGACACCAACCTGCTGGTCTCTCAGCTCGCCTCCACGCGCTTCGACGTCGAACGCGTCCTCGCCCGGGTGAACACGCCGGAGAACGTCGACGCGTTCGAAACACTCGACGTCGACGCCATCGACGTCTCGAGCGCGACGGCCTGGACCATCGACAACGAGATCGAACGCCCGGCGCTGGCTCACTGGATGAACGAACTCGGCGAGGGCCACGACGCCCAGGAGATCGTCGTCACCGCGGCCGAACTGGACGGAGCGACCATCCGCGACCTCGATTCGGAGATTCCCGACGGCTGCATCGTCGCCGTGATCGCCAGAAACGGGGAGACGCACGTCCCCGAAGCCGACACCGTCCTCGAAGCGGGCGATCGGGTCACGTTCATCGGCCGCGAAGACGCCGTTCGGACGGCCGTCAAGCGGTTTCACCCGCGCGACTGA
- the nreA gene encoding DNA repair protein NreA — translation MRLDDYIEELEPDEEAERRRLAKEKSYAITDHLEDFERNFERALSGDTLVGSTAPSIFVGRSNYPDIPVGVLSPVGDEDDAESYVTDGNWYQQGYGIDDVLQRRTGLLNSNKRANVDAPGIASRLAPSVQDVWDGFVGVQREVAIADRPVDLEIGLEGKPDLGLDAGTDVATPRGPRAAARSADLTENPHVPRPVKKTLEDDDWQAQGAMTYLYRRGFDVYEINSILSAGALGEAAQRRLVPTRWSITAVDDTVGQYLRGRIRNAPSIDDVQVWANEYVGNRYWVILAPGTWEFELVEMKAPGSIWNPDPGAGIWMASASEGYQGRSSYVEETAGAYYAARLGVLEHLESIGRQAKCLVLREVSDDYWAPVGVWQVRESVRNAFESAPGAANGLQDGNRAGLAGEYGTAETFHDAVATVAQQLPVSFDRLRRKSELAAGVQSSLAAFSGRE, via the coding sequence ATGCGCCTCGACGACTACATCGAGGAGTTAGAACCCGACGAGGAGGCCGAGCGTCGGCGCCTCGCGAAGGAGAAGTCCTACGCCATCACGGACCACCTCGAGGACTTCGAGCGCAACTTCGAGCGGGCGCTCTCGGGCGACACCCTCGTCGGCTCCACAGCGCCCTCCATCTTCGTCGGGCGGTCGAACTACCCCGACATCCCCGTCGGCGTGCTCTCGCCGGTCGGCGACGAGGACGACGCCGAGTCCTACGTCACGGACGGGAACTGGTACCAGCAGGGGTACGGAATCGACGACGTGCTCCAGCGCCGGACCGGCCTGCTCAACTCGAACAAGCGCGCCAACGTCGACGCGCCGGGCATCGCCAGCCGACTCGCCCCCTCCGTCCAGGACGTCTGGGACGGCTTCGTCGGCGTCCAGCGCGAGGTGGCAATCGCGGACCGACCGGTGGACCTCGAGATCGGTCTCGAGGGCAAACCCGACCTGGGCCTCGACGCGGGCACCGACGTGGCGACCCCGCGAGGCCCCAGGGCGGCGGCGCGCTCGGCCGACTTAACCGAGAACCCGCACGTTCCTCGACCAGTTAAGAAGACGCTCGAGGACGACGACTGGCAGGCCCAGGGGGCGATGACCTACCTCTACCGGCGCGGGTTCGATGTCTACGAGATCAACTCGATCCTCTCGGCTGGCGCCCTCGGCGAGGCCGCCCAGCGGCGACTCGTCCCGACCCGCTGGTCGATTACCGCCGTCGACGACACCGTCGGCCAGTACCTCCGTGGCCGGATTCGGAACGCCCCGAGTATCGACGATGTCCAGGTCTGGGCCAACGAGTACGTCGGCAACCGCTACTGGGTGATCCTCGCCCCCGGCACCTGGGAGTTCGAACTCGTCGAGATGAAGGCGCCGGGCAGCATCTGGAACCCCGACCCAGGGGCAGGAATCTGGATGGCCAGCGCCTCGGAGGGGTACCAGGGCCGATCGAGTTACGTCGAGGAGACGGCAGGGGCCTACTACGCCGCCCGACTCGGCGTCCTCGAGCACCTCGAGTCGATCGGTCGCCAGGCGAAGTGTCTGGTGCTTCGGGAGGTGAGCGACGACTACTGGGCGCCGGTGGGGGTCTGGCAGGTCAGAGAGAGCGTTCGGAACGCGTTCGAGAGCGCGCCGGGAGCCGCAAACGGTCTCCAGGACGGCAACCGAGCGGGCCTCGCCGGCGAGTACGGTACTGCCGAGACGTTCCACGATGCCGTTGCGACGGTCGCTCAGCAGTTGCCGGTCTCCTTCGACCGGTTACGACGCAAGTCGGAGCTCGCGGCCGGCGTGCAATCGAGTCTGGCGGCGTTTTCCGGGCGTGAGTGA